Part of the Uloborus diversus isolate 005 chromosome 2, Udiv.v.3.1, whole genome shotgun sequence genome, cctcaacctaatttcatagtttataaaaattaaaatattttaatctaaaaaatttctccaaaaataaatctcaaatttcatttaaaaaaattcaacaaaaatattgcactatatttcggaaagaggtcgggtacatgtacgtctagAGCAAATTTTACAAAGCGGTATgcagctttgtacaaatagcttttcttatacctacatttcttggctcaatttttaattttaattgtatcGGCATCTTCAGAATCAACCTTAATACGAAGATTTTAGGGTatactacaattattgagtgttgagccgtgtactaattttattttgtacttctCAGTGATAATCAAGCTTTCTTAGATCAagtcttaagattaaaaaaaaaaaaaacatttatattttatcggatatTTTGGATTTGCGTTTTtgtgccaacacttatttgaatttaccaagcatcctcagaagtttcccgattTGCTCAATCgacacatacatttcttttactattttataactgagatcgaggaaaaaatataatatttttatttgaaagtgattacttggaaaataaaatattaggcaacaaaactgtttgctgataGTTGCCATCAGttaaatgaaattagaaaataagcaaaccaggagacggcgtaggtagctgttacagaaagttcgattaacaatcaagcccataatgagttattttcttattagtaggccttcgtacatgtaatcaaattaattggtagtcagttttttttcttttttttaatgcaagaagaatcggtgaaaattaaaggaaaaaaaaacagaaacccggagtcggagttggcatgctttcgaacgactccgacttttttacaccgaaatcagtccgactccaactcttcgactccgactccacagccctgcttgcCATAACATAAAAATGGTTGCTTCAAAAAGCGAGAAAATTTCTTGGCAGTCTGGCAAAATGTgggtaattactttttaaaaatttgtcactaaatgaaagagaattttttttgcaTCACGTATGTTGGCTGGTTTTACAATATGGTTAACTTAGGGAGTGGAGTGTTAGCTGAGTgaaaaatttgccgaaaaatactggatctgatttttcaaaaacagttctCGCTGTTTTGTGTAAACAATTTATCTGTACAGTTTTTAGATCTGAACAGGTTTGTGCTCGATACTTTTATTAATTGGCGCGGTTAGTTAATTAGTGATTTTACTCACAATTATTCTCAACAGCAGGTAACCATGCTTggtgttattatttttcttcttctcatCAAAATGTAATGATTCCATCAAACtattttcacaactataataggTAATTCAGTAATGAATCTCGGTTTTTATTTTTGTCTCGTGTTGTATGAAATATGAATCTGAATGAATGAGATATATTTATGAGTTCAATACTTATTGTGTAATAAAACAACTTTTTGTTCTCTGTTTCTCTGAGTGGTGTCACAAACAAATACTTTCTGCAATTGTCACTGATTTGCATAAAGTGCCAAATTGAGGAAAATCTTTAGTCACCATTGACCGGCAGCTACAATTTCATTAGAACTCTTTTGAAATAACGGACGCTAATCTTTACTCAAAGTGGTAAAcgatattttttccccaatttgttAAAATCAATAAtcgtaaataaaattattaatgtaaGTAATACGTTTATTCATAAAGGTTGCACGTTGATTTTGCTGGAAAAGATTTTATCAATTTcatattaccatttttttttcaatttgaagaaatttatttattttgtgatttttagAGCGGATAGCGATCTCTTGATcgccattattatttttttttttcatttaggtgCCCTGTAGCAGGTGACCGCTAATTTTGCCCGTTTGATTTGCATTATgttttaaataagaaattaaatcttACTTTTTGCTCAACAGGTAGTCCATCCGGCCATTCTATGGTCACTGCAGCAGTATTCTATGTGATATTAGACTCCTACCTGAAAAAGTTTGGGTTCGTCAAGAAAAACAGGTATGTTAATAGTTTTCATACCTCACATTTTAGAGTGATGTCGACATTACCTGACGAATATCAACATTTGCATACCAAAGATGTCGGCgaaaaaccgaatattttccaTAGTTCACCGGTGAAAGTCGGCAATCTCCAATCTTGACCGTTCATGGTAACATGTGTGTAAATGTATACTTAACCCTCCAAAAAGTGAGCTGGGATGTATCGCGACGGTTGTCATGAGGTTGGAAAACTTTGGGATAGTTTGAAGAtaccaaatataaataaatacaggggtgcccacccctctAAATATCGCAAAACCCCTCAAAAGTGAAAGATACCTCccaaaacaaccccctaaaattttttctttagtcTCCCTTTTAGTCTCTTTCTTTGAGGCCAAAAACTCACTCTTTACAAAATTCATGAAAACAGTGCATTCTAAAAATCCGTGAACTCGGAAACTGGTGCATTCGTTGTTTTATCTTGTTCGTGTATTATAAAACAACAGAAACAGAACATCTCGgagtacgttcttaggcataatGGTAGGTAGGTGCATAAACTACTCACCTTAAAGTTGAGTAAATGTTTTATTGACTGGGCGTTGCTTAGGGCTTTTGCACTGCAAATAAGCCTATAACATAAAATTTATGAGCTTGAAACGAACATTGAACAAATTCATGACTCAAAAAGGGACTCCTTAAAAACGTTGTGATACTACAAGCAGatcttccttaaaatttttagcattaagtaaaaaagaaaaaaaaaaacatgccaccTACATGCCACCTTGTTTAATCATTGAAATATTCGCCtcttaattttactttaatttttgttaaaaactttttatgagaAAGTTCATAATAATGATATAtcatgtaccccccccccccataagttaataaaacaaataaataggcTGATTTTATAACGAAATAAAATGAAGttcttaaaaagtttgaaaaaacattgtatttttcaaaattatttcgatTTTATTTAACAAGTACACACATTCAATGTGAAATTGATtgtataaatatttgtttcagtaCAAATTTAATTGCCAAGTTTGTGTGGTTGGTCTACCTTGCAATGCTGGCAATAGTTGGTGCTTCTCGAATTTTCATTGCTGCACACTTTCCCCACCAATGCTTCCTAGGAATGGCAGTGGGTAAGTGCGTGTGTTTCATACCTCATCTTTTCCCCCATGACCCATAATGCTTTGTAATCCAATAATTTTCATCTCAACAAAAcaacaaaagtgctaaaaaaaaaaaaatctgactctgATAATGAGTTTTAATACCAAGATTCTTCTGTCACTTACTTATTCATAGATGAATAATGAAATCGATGCTGTAAATGGGGATTGTAATGATCATAATAGTTCGAAAAAGGAGACACAAAAACACTTAGGGCAAAGGGCAAATAATGCTCTATTATGGACTTTTTCAAACGGTAATGTAGGGAAAGGGATGCCGAACAAAGATTTTGTAATTTGAGTTCTAAGTtactcatatttttaaaaaattccgtttGTACTTGGGTTATAAAAgtgtaattattatttattttatttattgagtttatttcaaaaactttttaccacAAACATTCACtattcttttaaaatagctactaaTTATCATTgacataatagcgaatgatcgagtaacgctcttgacgtcatcaacaatgaaactcgcgccacgccatgataatttgatactattttttggtaatgtttgacatgctttattttcacaaggctgaactgaacCCGGTCACtcaactgctttactggtaaggctGTCATTTTAGAAcagtgaagaaacaaaaaagtggttaaCTAttacgctatctactagagtttagggttaatccactggaattagggttaaaatttcaactgtcaaaatatcaccaaacagacaattgcttcgttaacatgtagaagagtagaagcaattctCACTTGTCATACCTTGACTTTCTAGTAAATATACTATTTTTGACAAGTGTTTTCAGTTTAGTAAGGTAAAAAACATTTCCTTACAAACATCCCGCTTTATTGAATATTATGTGAAGACCAACGGTATTCGTATAAGCTGACCGACAGTATCTAAAATacaatgaataagtaaataaatatgtaaacataattttataaaaatgtactATATAAAtgattaaactttttctttttactccaatagGATGGCTTGTGGCTTTAGGTTTAGATGACATCAATCAAAAGAAGACGAATACGCTACGATATTGTGCAATTACAGCGGGAATGCTAGCTAGTGCTTTATCCATGTACAGTTTCCTGAAAGCGATTGGAGTCGATCCCATGTGGTCTGTGAGCAGAGCCATCAAGTGGTGCGCCAAGCCGGAATACGTCCATTTGGATACATCTCCCTTCTTTTCCATGATGCGTTACTGTGGCTTCATGTTTGGCATGGGATTCGGATTCAACAGCGAAAGCTTCAGACGCTTTTCCTCCAACAAAGTCCCATTGACAATGAGGATCATTTGCGCTGTGCTTTCGGTCGGTGTCTGCAAAGTGTCAGAAAAAATTAGCTTCCCAAAAGACAACATGACGCTATTTTACATCGAATCCTTCGCTCTGAATGCGGTGCTAGCGTATGCGATGATTGCCGTGGTTCCAAATGTGGTATCAAACCTTTTCCCTTCTAAGCACAAGAAGAACTGATGTGATCACCATCaatgatttttgttatttatggCTGAGAAGAACTTGGTGTTTGCGCTCACGAGTGATCAGCATttgtattgtaaatattttgttctcaGATTTAAACGCCAGCTGATGTAGATTAATGGTCTTTGGAACTGGCATCTCTTAGGAATTTATGTCTTGCACATTTTAGAGAAATTCCTGGTCCCAAAGGTTAACAAAAAGGCAGGTACAGATGTGTACCAACCTGGGTTCAAAAGgtagaaaaaataactatttgaaaacagttcaaaaatCGATTTAGAAGAAATGTTTCACATAATCAGTGCAACAAGGACAgaatatttcaaagaaatattgaGGATGAACCTGTTTTCGTGATTTGAAAGACACGAGGATGCTGTCGACTTGCTGTGATACTGTCCAAAAAGTCGAATGCCGACATTAGTTTGCGTCTGGACTATACTATAAGAAGCTTGGTGATCTACTTGAGGCAAGATTTTCAAATGCAGCACCTTGTTTTTAGCATCAGTTGTTCATAATTTGTGACAATTTTGTTTCTCCTGAGCTTATTATTAAAATGACGTAATTAGCTCATGGAATACTAGAGTAAATCGGGTTTAGAATTGTGAACTTTGTTTAGTGCAAAAGGAACCATTTTAGTCCATTCGATTTTTAATCGAGACATCAATCACGAAATGACGTTATTTACAGAACAGTGAttagctttgtttatttttaattttaattttaacatccGCTGTGAAAACATCGAACATCAAATCCATTGTAAATATTTCACGTCTAATTAGTTCTGTTTCATCGTCATCTATGCAGCATCAAATTCTACTTAATGGAAGTTTAAGTTTTATTCTTGAAAACGGAGGTAAACATTGCATTTTGTTTGAACAAAATTACATCATACTAAGTTACAAGAgtaataattttctgaaaacaattcaaaagcatttttactgACCAttcaagaatgattttttttgtattaaaatgtaaatatgtTTTCGGCATTTTTGTGTTACTATCTTTCTTATCTGGCCAAGGTTATTACATATCATCTACGATGTACTTATTGGGAACTGTTGTATATAAttgatttcttgaaataaaaaaattgagcTCTGTTCTTGCTTTGGTCATCTGAATGATTGCTAAGACTTTTCGAATTAACACCAAGTACCAAGAGTCTACTGTAGAGCAGTGCTCgtaataaacttgaactcatctTGAAAGAATATTCAACCAAACTTAacaatttttcattatatttattttgagatATTATATTATGTTTGCAGCATTCCTCACGCATTCAGTATACAGGCccgtaatttcaaaatttccgacggaggggaggggggggggggcagcaaagGGTTGTGTTCAATACACTCTATGGGGGAAAAACCAGCACACAGAGCTAAGCACCTTCACAATCGAGTGAAAATGGAGACTATACTTCCATTCAAGGCATTTCTCTTATATCACGTTGAATAAACTCCTAGCATTTACCATTTAGAAATATTCTAGTATTTTCTATTTGAGAATATTCAACTACACTATGGAGGTTAAAGGGGCGATTCATTGAGTTATTATTTATAACACTGAATGTACTATTTGCATGTTAGATTCAAAATGCCACCAAACTTGACGACATTTGGCGCTTTCTCGCCAAATTTGGCTACAACAGTATGTTGCCAACAATGATGCTAACTTGGCAATGCATCTTAAAATTTCTCACCAATCCCATACAATACACAATGTTAAATGGTGCATAGCAGGCGAAGTCAACACACAGGTAATGTGACTTGAGATAATTTTGAGCGAAAATTTATGGAATAAACCCCAAacttagccagattacaacaaattaagcatacataaacgtgaaaaaaaatactatttacaaaatttgtaacagtatttaataataaaattggttttaagCAGATGTCTGTTGCCCCCTCCTCCTAAAAAACGTTTTTGGGAAATTCTTTGAATAaaacaatgtgtttttttttgggggggggggggggttccaatgATGAACAAGTGTAATATACATTTCACCATTAGCGTTCAACTTTCAACTTCTTCACTGGATaagtatttttaaagcttttttttagcatattttaaataacattaaattctaaacttttctTTCCGTTTACATACAATGTAGTAACAAGTCTCACACGGCACAACAATACTTTTCACTGCCAAATACCTTATAGTTAAGTGCCTTAAGATAGacttattgttttcattaaagtggctactaaaaattaaaaaaatatttttacaagtgtCAACTGGGCACTAGCTACTaacttaatgtttaaaattttaagcttaaCGTTCGTCATTTCATGCACTCATTCGTTGTGACAACCCACCGAAGTGTCATCCTTTCACGTGCATACCTTGATAGAAAAGGGATTTCTGCACACAAGcttcaattgaaattgaaggGTTAGCTGCGAAAGAGGGTAgctctaaatttcaattttcaaaaggtTGAACTTAAACAGAGGtgcccccccctcaaaaaaataagaaaaatacccctcaatggcgcagtctgcgccattacCTCCTCCCCCAGGTGGGCATTCCTGACTTAAAGCTTAAAACACCACATCTTCTTAAAAAAGCTCTGATGACTTCTCCTGTATAACTGTACTTAGGAGCATACACGGGgagttattaaaatatataataaagaaAGGTGGGTTGGTATTTCAAGCCCTAATGCAGACCTTTCAAAATATtgctacaaattctgtaaatagtaattatttttgtgattaatttgtcgtaatcaagctaaatttggcgtttattaaattatctttcatctaaaattgttgtagtaacgtaacctgtaaatagtttcttgtaatgaatatacagccaccgtacattcggccgaagtatacggtcccttcatttctgaatgataaaatttgtgaatggaaagaaataaaataacggtctacgatgtttgggaatcttgtggaatatttgagagttctcttttgATGTCTATAAATAGCGTCCCGTTTGATAAAGAGTCAGTCTTGACTGAACCGTTGGGCTGAGAGCATTTATTTTGCTCTGtgtattgcgaggcatttcgctgttttgttttgcgtatttgaatgtaaatacgtgtgtaaccgttgagtttacggtgttgattgatatttgcttcattgctgatgattaatttagcagttgttgactatcttttctgtacatagtgtaaataaatctcctgtgtttttctcaagaactgtgtcttcctttcaagaaagttggaagtcgcacagGATccgtaacaatatttaaaaatgaaatttctcctttttttgcagctaacccttattttttaaaacttttttttgacgcAAAAGCTTTTGAAATTTAGTTATGGTTTTATCCGATTCtgagtaaagaaatatatataaaacaatacctgccctaagaaaaaaaaaaaaaaaaaacggagaagaCTACAGGAAGTCTAAAGTCAGAGACTTTTTAGACAACCTTGATTAGAAAAATAATTCCATGATCACCAAAATTTCCTTATCCTGGCCAAATTTTGTGAATCCATGCAGGCACGACACATTTGTTTTCATCCACATATTTAATTACACCCTCGAAATCCGAGCACGGCGatgataaaacattttcaatttatgTATCAAaatgtagagttaaaaaaaaactggtggaaacaataAGTGAAGTACATAACGCTTAACTTATTTTTGATCGTCCGTGACACGGGATCAACATTTTTTTGAATCAGTTGTGAAAGAATCTGTATTGAAGGTTGAATGATAATTAATCATAACGACACAAACtctgaaaacatattttgtatGTCGGTTTATTTATTAAGCGAACCTAGGTATAGTTAATTTGTTAGATTGCAGATGGCAtaatacgaggcatgtttttaaagtaagtaccattttgaaataaaaaaagaacaggtacagatagagcaaagaaatttgttgcacaaaaatctaccacccttacgctatttttcgacattgctccaaTGATTTTCCAAGCGTTTGTCAAAgtgtggtacaggtttttgtacaCCTATTCGTAGGAAGTTGCCGCCTGTCTAGTCAAATATGGGGTAACATTTTCTCTGAgatcatcattgatgttgtgcCATCGGCCGCCAAGGagagactttagatgccgaaacaaatgaaagttgctgcgaacGAGGGCGGGCAGTTCCGGTGGATGTTCAAAAACTTCCCAGCCAAAGTCCTGTAATAGTCCTCATGGTTGTCttcacaggcggcaattttctacgaatagggtatgcaaaaacctgtaccacacTTTGACAAACGCTTGAAAAATCCAGGAGCAAtatcgaaaaatagcgtaagtgtggtagatttttgtccaataaatttctttgctctatctgtaattgttctttttttatttcaaaacggtacttactttaaaaacgtgccTCGTATTACTAACGCCGAATACCTGCGCACATTACTAACGCAGGATAATTTCAATTGTGCTATCTTAAAGTTAAATCAGTAACTACTACATACATGAGTTCGCTTTCTATAAATACattcaaaaaactaaaagtaatgTTTCTGGTGTATCAATCGACATATAAAAAATAGAATgaatgagaaatagttgaattcaAATTCACTGCATTCTCCACACAATTGAGTCAAAGGAAGACAGTtccatttttctttcatattcaCAAGTTTTAAGGCAGTGTCATAGTTTTTcattacatacttttttttttaaatctttttttcatgCAGATACTTCTTTGTTTCAAAATACACAAAGTGTCTGCTTCTTACATTAGTGTTCCAATCGGCTCCATATCTCATTTGGTTTCACGTTTAAATTAGCATGAATCataattatatacaaaaactatacACATAAGTTTCTAACAGAAATATACTTTGAGGTTCATTAATACACATTGATATTTATGCCCAATTCGATGTAAATATAAATGCAGGATGAAAATTGACAAGTGCGACCTAAGAAGTGCTTTAAAAGAGATCTTAAATCTTTTGCTTGTGATTTAATTCAGAGTTGgtataaaaaccgtttttttttaaaaccccaaaacgatttttttttgtttaaaccgggtttattaggtttttattacttttcgtaagaaaaacaattttatttaaggaaaatcataaagattttatgaattaattgtttaagaatgattaatatttataattgtacctaatttcttcataattaataaatcaagagcaaaatcttgtaatttcatttcctcatacttagagatttctacaggagaatactgtttgaaaatctttaactcttataaaaaatacaatatgtaaaTTAGTGCTGGTAtcaataatcaaagaaataatttactgtgatagttcagacattattaattacaaacaaccaagaataaattcttgcaaattaatttcctcataatcatagctatctactataaataaaaaaataaaaataaaatttaaatcacacaaagtattttgcagtatctacaaatgattCATAAGTCTGATGCATactatacaacttaaaaaaaaaagatcaacgaatattttgtttaaagatttaaaaaaaagttacaaatcatgtaatttatttacttaaggggcattccacggtatttttgacattatgtagagtccgtaacgagacctttttttgccataactttttaatttaccgtttgatttgcaaattatttttaacttgagCTGGTgagttggtaggaaaagatcaaaataaaataatatgctaatcaaacagtaaatgaaaatgttatggcaaaaaaggtcacgttacggactctacataaatgtcaaaaataccgtggaatgccccttaatGTATCAGTGATAACAAtcatagaaacaggacaagtaggttttaagaaaatcattatattttacattgtagacattatttctcttggtttaatgcatttaggaatacatttttttttatcaaagaaaaaaaaaatcatgttaattaTACAAGCCTCAgaacaaactttgaaaatactcttaacatattttaataatgaagactgtcataaaaattgtttattgattcttccaccattcatacatgagacttttttttacattgggatcaaaaaaattctttaaaaggcgaaaatttggctttttatattttttataagagCACCAGAGTTACATGAATATCTTATATCTATTttcataattatatatatatatatatatatatatatatatatatatatatatatatatattttgttgctCCGATTGCATCGTCTATTgaggatgcaaaaagtgtgcaggtataagagTAATTTTTTGCCTACTCTATGTGTTCTTggactttagttttttttttctcttgtaatttaaatattctagtgttaagATATATTTACACTATGCACTGCTTCAATGGTACATATTATGCCTCAATAAATCTTAAGCAAtaaagcaaattaggtagtatatgaatttttggttgaaatatgcctTTTGAACTACTttcaaatgcaaaagactgagaaataataattaaaaaattataaaagagctacttggatttgttttccatg contains:
- the LOC129235142 gene encoding glucose-6-phosphatase catalytic subunit 1-like, encoding MAAVLTGAMDILYENSVSAIEGLQARFHQQSDVFFMVSNVFDPRYAFLFYSPFFLSLDWTVGKKIMWVTVVAEWLNQMLKWALHGERPYWWIHETQVYNKTGVTTPDIQQYFMTCETGPGSPSGHSMVTAAVFYVILDSYLKKFGFVKKNSTNLIAKFVWLVYLAMLAIVGASRIFIAAHFPHQCFLGMAVGWLVALGLDDINQKKTNTLRYCAITAGMLASALSMYSFLKAIGVDPMWSVSRAIKWCAKPEYVHLDTSPFFSMMRYCGFMFGMGFGFNSESFRRFSSNKVPLTMRIICAVLSVGVCKVSEKISFPKDNMTLFYIESFALNAVLAYAMIAVVPNVVSNLFPSKHKKN